Proteins encoded together in one Myxococcales bacterium window:
- a CDS encoding DUF4412 domain-containing protein — protein sequence MRTIQLVGVLSICTISSGLFGCSKKDAATDPVGEAKVASPLGGSFEGTISVHVAGKKAESGPVDFDCTLKKDSLRIEVPKAVLAKDEKLGARAWAVFRASDKKGFFAMETSKMAYTVDFDAAGDELKKAVPHAGAPGMAPSKAAVKRTGKKDTVAGIACDEWEVTEGNDRALVCMAEESASWLKVPTKALPDDLALTAELLDGKHFPLRVVAFEKGAESGRIEVTKIEKKSIPDGDFQVPEGYQQIDVMTFLKGGMGALMGPAGSADRPPVSMPPVAKPKAKK from the coding sequence ATGCGAACCATCCAGCTCGTCGGGGTGCTCTCGATCTGCACGATCTCCTCGGGCCTCTTCGGCTGCTCCAAGAAGGACGCCGCGACCGATCCGGTGGGCGAGGCCAAGGTGGCGTCGCCGCTCGGCGGCTCGTTCGAGGGCACCATCAGCGTCCACGTCGCGGGGAAGAAGGCCGAGAGCGGCCCCGTCGACTTCGACTGCACCCTCAAGAAGGACTCGCTCCGCATCGAGGTGCCGAAAGCTGTGCTCGCCAAAGACGAGAAGCTCGGCGCGCGAGCGTGGGCCGTATTCCGCGCGAGCGACAAGAAGGGCTTCTTCGCCATGGAGACGTCCAAGATGGCCTACACGGTCGACTTCGACGCTGCCGGAGACGAGCTCAAGAAGGCCGTGCCTCACGCGGGCGCACCCGGCATGGCCCCCTCGAAGGCCGCCGTGAAGCGCACCGGCAAGAAGGACACCGTGGCGGGCATCGCGTGCGACGAGTGGGAGGTCACCGAAGGGAACGACCGCGCCCTCGTGTGCATGGCCGAGGAGAGCGCGAGCTGGCTCAAGGTGCCGACCAAGGCCCTCCCGGACGACCTCGCGCTCACCGCCGAGCTCCTCGACGGAAAACACTTCCCGCTCCGCGTGGTCGCCTTCGAGAAGGGCGCCGAGTCGGGCCGCATCGAGGTCACCAAGATCGAGAAAAAGTCCATTCCTGACGGGGACTTCCAGGTCCCCGAAGGCTACCAGCAGATCGACGTGATGACCTTCCTCAAGGGTGGCATGGGCGCTCTCATGGGCCCGGCGGGCTCGGCCGATCGCCCCCCCGTATCGATGCCGCCGGTCGCCAAACCGAAGGCCAAGAAGTAG